One genomic segment of Chelonoidis abingdonii isolate Lonesome George chromosome 16, CheloAbing_2.0, whole genome shotgun sequence includes these proteins:
- the LOC116834952 gene encoding beta-microseminoprotein-like, whose translation MQGILSLQKTSHRLGTTQFYKKCFLGILLAFGILVTLCDAFCFYVRNDPSESTKGCSQDGKLYGFGTSWIANCNSCHCSQNGIRCCSTYHSPRGYDSEKCESIFNKETCRFSVVEKANPSKACEVRGWVG comes from the exons ATGCAGGGTatactttcactgcagaaaaCTTCCCACAGACTGGGAACAACCCAATTTTACA AGAAGTGCTTTCTGGGTATACTTCTTGCCTTTGGAATCTTGGTGACACTATGTGATGCGTTCTGTTTTTATGTACGAAATGACCCATCGGAATCTACCAAAG GTTGTAGTCAAGATGGAAAGCTGTATGGGTTTGGTACCTCTTGGATTGCAAATTGCAACAGTTGTCATTGCAGCCAGAATGGAATACGCTGTTGCTCCAC CTACCATTCGCCTAGGGGTTATGACAGTGAAAAATGTGAAAGCATTTTCAACAAGGAAACCTGCAGATTCAGCGTGGTGGAGAAGGCCAACCCCTCGAAAGCCTGCGAGGTCCGTGGTTGGGTGGGTTAA